One genomic segment of Synchiropus splendidus isolate RoL2022-P1 chromosome 16, RoL_Sspl_1.0, whole genome shotgun sequence includes these proteins:
- the msrab gene encoding mitochondrial peptide methionine sulfoxide reductase isoform X2 — MSSYSVLCSDRVSDKHAVSGNTTVEPFPDGMETIMFGMGCFWGPEKLFWQLPGVFSTQVGYAGGFTPNPNYEEVCSGLTGHTEVVRVVFPLKDISLEELLKWFWENHDPTQGMRQQMDTGTQYRSAIYTSCPNQQKLALKSKLAFQQQLDKKGYGPITTEIREGQQFYYAEDRHQQYLKKVPKGSCKPKRTGAYLGDSWKDGV, encoded by the exons ATAAACATGCTGTCTCTGGGAATACCACCGTGGAGCCTTTTCCAGATGGCATGGAGACCATCATGTTTG GTATGGGCTGTTTTTGGGGCCCCGAAAAACTGTTCTGGCAGCTTCCTGGAGTCTTTTCCACACAAGTGGGCTATGCTGGAGGCTTTACACCCAACCCCAACTACGAAGAGGTCTGCTCAG GTCTAACCGGACACACTGAGGTGGTGAGGGTGGTCTTCCCTCTGAAAGACATCAGCCTTGAGGAGCTGCTGAAATGGTTTTGGGAGAACCATGACCCAACACAAG GAATGAGGCAGCAAATGGATACTGGCACGCAGTATCGCTCCGCCATTTACACATCCTGCCCAAATCAACAGAAGCTGGCGTTGAAGAGCAAGCTGGCTTTCCAGCAG CAGTTGGATAAAAAAGGATACGGACCCATCACTACAGAAATTCGAGAAGGGCAGCAGTTTTATTACGCGGAAGACCGTCACCAGCAGTACCTGAAGAAGGTCCCGAAAGGTTCCTGCAAACCTAAACGGACGGGAGCTTATCTCGGTGACTCCTGGAAGGATGGAGTGTAA
- the msrab gene encoding mitochondrial peptide methionine sulfoxide reductase isoform X3, which yields METIMFGMGCFWGPEKLFWQLPGVFSTQVGYAGGFTPNPNYEEVCSGLTGHTEVVRVVFPLKDISLEELLKWFWENHDPTQGMRQQMDTGTQYRSAIYTSCPNQQKLALKSKLAFQQQLDKKGYGPITTEIREGQQFYYAEDRHQQYLKKVPKGSCKPKRTGAYLGDSWKDGV from the exons ATGGAGACCATCATGTTTG GTATGGGCTGTTTTTGGGGCCCCGAAAAACTGTTCTGGCAGCTTCCTGGAGTCTTTTCCACACAAGTGGGCTATGCTGGAGGCTTTACACCCAACCCCAACTACGAAGAGGTCTGCTCAG GTCTAACCGGACACACTGAGGTGGTGAGGGTGGTCTTCCCTCTGAAAGACATCAGCCTTGAGGAGCTGCTGAAATGGTTTTGGGAGAACCATGACCCAACACAAG GAATGAGGCAGCAAATGGATACTGGCACGCAGTATCGCTCCGCCATTTACACATCCTGCCCAAATCAACAGAAGCTGGCGTTGAAGAGCAAGCTGGCTTTCCAGCAG CAGTTGGATAAAAAAGGATACGGACCCATCACTACAGAAATTCGAGAAGGGCAGCAGTTTTATTACGCGGAAGACCGTCACCAGCAGTACCTGAAGAAGGTCCCGAAAGGTTCCTGCAAACCTAAACGGACGGGAGCTTATCTCGGTGACTCCTGGAAGGATGGAGTGTAA